In Acidobacteriota bacterium, the genomic window CCAGAACCGGGCGCTCTTGGTGAAGTGCAGGTCGCACACGGGCACCTCTCGGCAGAACGCGGCGACGAGACGGGTGAGCCCCTCGTGCGACAGCCCCAACTCGTGGACGAACGGAACGCTGGCGGCCACGGTCGCCACCGCGCGCGCGGGAGACAGCCGCTCCAGTCGGTCTTCGGCCGCCTGCCGGAGCCGGAGCGCGGCGGCGACCGGCCAGGCTCCCCGCAGGCGCTTCTCCGGCGGATAGACCATGAAGAAGGGCACGGCGTGCGCGGTGACGGGCGCCGCCGTATCGACCAGCACCATGTCGTCCGACAGCGCTTCGCGGGGAGCCGACAGGGCCGTAGCGGTCGACTTCCCGGCTCCCGACGGCCCGAAGAAAAGGTAGACCCGGCCGCGATGCAGCACCCCCGCCGTGTGCAGGAGGAACGCTCCCTTCTCGATCGCGGCCAGCTGCGCGGCGATTCGGAGGTAGTTCTCCACCGACATGCTGAACCGGTCCCACACCCGGTCTCCCAGGACCAGCTCTCCCTCGCCGCGATCCAGATCGAGATAGCCCTTTTGCCAGTGGGAGCGGACCGAGAAGCGGCGGGGCCCCTCGCGCTCGAGAAGGAGGCGCGTGATCTCCCCCGGCGGCGGCAAGGGCACGAACGTCCCCGGTTCCTCGCGGCAGCGCACCACCAGATCGGCCTCCCGCCCCGGCTGCGGGACCTCGGCGAAGGGCGCGTACTGCTCGGTGACGAACGGGTCCCAGGAGGTCGGAAGGTCGACCAGGCGCACGCGGAGTCGCCCGAGCGTCAGCTCGAACGTCGTCCGGCCCGGCGGCACCGGCTGGCGACGGTCGCGCACCTGCCCGCGTCCCGGCATCGTCGCCTCCTCCCGCGGGCCGTTCCGCGGGGCCGCCCAGAATGCCGCCCCGCGCGCGCGGCCGCCACCCCGCGGGCGGTTCGGAACGCCGCGGTAGAATCGCCCGCGTGCCCGGAGCCGCCCTTCTCGTCCGCGGTCTCGTGAAGCGCTACGGCGAGCTCACCGCCGTGGACGGCATCGATCTCGAGGTGCGGAGAGGCCGCTGCCTCGGACTGCTCGGGCCGAACGGGGCGGGCAAGACGACGACCATCGAGGTGCTGGAGGGCCTCCTCCGGCCGGATGCCGGGCGGATCGAACTGCTCGGCCGAACCTGGGAGGAGGCCGGCGCCGACCTCCGCCGGCGCCTCGGCGTCCAGCTCCAGGAGACCTCCCTTCCCGAGAAGCTGACGGTCCGCGAGACGGTGCGACTGTTCGCCAGCTTCTACCCCGAACCGCTGGAGATCGACCGTGCCATCGAGCTGGTCTCGCTCCAGGAAAAGTCCGCTGTCCAGGTGCGACGGCTGTCGGGGGGACAGCGGCGCCGGCTCTCCCTCGCCTGCGCGCTGGTGGGCCGGCCGGAACTTCTCTTTCTCGACGAGCCGACCACCGGCCTCGACCCGCAGGCCCGACTCGCGATGTGGGACGTCGTGAGCCGCTTCCGGGAGGCGGGGGGAACGGTGCTCCTCACCACTCACGACATGCAGGAAGCCGAGCGTCTTTGCGACCGCGTCGCGATCATGGACCGGGGGCGGATCATCGCGCACGGGACGCCCCGCGAGCTGGTGGCGTCGCTGGGGGCGGAGCACGTGTTGGAGCTGGCCACCGAGCACCCGCTGCCGCCGGAGAAGCTGGCCGGCGCCCCCGGCGTCTCCTCGGTGACCGCGGTGGAGGGCGGCCTGCGGCTGACGCTGCGCGAGCCGCACAACTCCCTTCCCTCGATCCTGGCCGCTCTCCATCGGTCCGGCGCCCGGCTGACGCGACTCGCGATGCACCATGCGACGCTGGAGGACGTTTTCGTGGCGCTGACCGGGCGCCACCTGCGGGAGGGCTGAGCGCGTGTCCCGGCCGCACCCGCTGATCGAACTGACCCTCTTCCGGATCCGCGAGTTCGTACGAGAACCGGAGGCGCTGTTCTGGGTCTTCGTGTTTCCCGTACTGCTGGCCCTGGCCCTCGGCGTCGCCTTCCGGGAGCGGCGGGCCGGCCCGCTGCGCATCGCGGTGGTCGGAGGCGCCGGGGCCGCACCGCTCGCGCGGGCGCTGGCCGGATCACCGGAACTCGAGTGCGCGGTCCTCCCGGCCGAGGAGGCGCTGAGGCGGCTGCGGACCGGGGCGGCGGCGGCCTCCGTCGAACCGGGTGCGGAGGTGACCGTGCGCTTCGACCCGGCGCGCCCGGAGAGCCTCGCCGCCCGGTTCGCCGTCGAGAACGCCCTCCGCCGCGCGTCCGGGCCGCTCGACGGTCCGCCGGTTCGGGTGGAGGAGGTCCGGGCGCCCGGCGCGCGTTACATCGACTTCCTGGTCCCGGGTCTCCTCGGGATGAACCTCATGGGGACCGGGATGTGGGGGGTCGGGTTTTCGGTGGTGAACGCCCGCCAGAAGAAGCTGCTCAAGCGCCTCGCGGCGGCGCCGATGCGGAGGAGCCATTACCTTGCCGCCCAGATGGCGGGACGGCTGGTCTTCCTCGGCGCCGAGGTGGTCGTGCTCGTCGGCTTCGCGCGGGCGGTTTTCTCCGTGCCGTTCCGCGGGCCGCTCGCCACGTTCGCGGCGGTCTGCCTCGCCGGCGCACTCGCCTTCGCGGGCCTCGGCCTGCTCGTGGCCGCCCGGCCCCGCACGATCGAGGGCGTTTCGGGAATCATGAACTTCGTGATGCTCCCCATGTGGATCGGGTCGGGCACGTTCTTCTCCGCCGAGAGGTTCCCCGCGCCTCTCCAGCCGCTCATTCAGCTCCTCCCGCTGACCGCGGTCAACGACGCCCTGCGTGCGGTGATGCTCGAGGGAGCGGGCTTTCCCGAGGTGGCGCACGAACTCGCCCTGATCGGCGCCTGGACGGCCGTGTCGTTCGCCCTGGCGCTCCGCTGGTTCCGGTGGAGCTGACCGTGCCCGTCGACACCGCGGTCGTGGTCCCCTGCTTCGACGAGGCGGAACGCCTCGACGGGGACGAGTTCCTGGCGCATCTCGACCGGGATCCGCGCGTCCGGTTCGAGTTCGTGGACGACGGCAGTTCGGACGGCACGCCGGAGTTGCTGGAGAGGATCGTCGCGGCGGCCGGCGGCCGGGCCCGCCTCACCCGTCTCGAGCGCAACCGCGGCAAGGCGGAGGCCGTGCGGCGCGGAATGCTCGCCGCGCTCGCGGCCGGTCCCACATTCGCCGGCTATTGGGACGCCGACCTCTCCACGCCGCTCGAGGCCGTCGGGGAACTGCGGGCCGTTCTCGAGAGCCGTCCCGAAATCGCACTCGTGCTCGGCTCCCGCGTCAAGCTGCTCGGCAGGACGATCGAGCGGAGCGCCGTGCGACACTACGCCGGCCGCATCTTCGCCACCGCGGCCTCCTGGACGCTGGGATGGCCGGTCTACGACACCCAGTGCGGGGCCAAGCTGTTCCGGGTCACGGAGGCGACAAGGGGACTGTTCGACGAGCCGTTCCTGAGCGGCTGGGCGTTCGACGTCGAGCTGCTGATAAGATTCGACCGCGCGCTGGCCGAACGGGGCCGGCCGGCGCTGGAAGCGGTCGTCGAGCACCCCCTCGCGGTGTGGCGCGACCGGCCCGGCTCGAAGGTGCGCCCGTGGGACCTGCTGCGTGCCATCCATGACCTCGTCCGGGTGCGCGCCGCCTATTCGAAACGGAGCCGGCGGACCTGACCGCACCGGAACGGTCGCCGCGGCGCTCGTCGTCGTCGCTGCGGTGGCCGCGGCGACGTTCAAGATCGCCGACTCCGACCTCTTCTGGCACCTGCGCAACGGCTACGAGACGCTGCGCACCGGACGGATCGCCTCGACGGACGTTTTTTCCTACACCGCACGCGGCGAGTACTACGCCTACTACTCCTGGCTGTGGGAAGTGCTCGCGGCGCTCGTCCACCGCGCCGGCGGATTCGCCGGTCTCGTGGCGGTCAAGGCGATCTGGTACGGAGGCGTCTTCGGCGCGCTGGCGTGGACCTCGCGAGCCCGGGGCGGCCGCGGCCTCGCCGTCGGCTGGGCGCTTCTCTACGCGCTCGTCCTCGTCCGGCACCGGATGTACGTCCGCCCCGAGATGGCGACGCTCGGCTTGATCCCCGTGTTCGACGGCCTCGCCCGCCGCTTCCTCGACCGGGGGAGCTTCCGGACTCTGTACGCGCTGCCGCCGCTCGCGCTGCTCTGGGCGAACCTGCATCCTTACGTCATCGCCGGCATCGGTCTGCTCGCGGCGCACGCCGCGGGGGCGGCCGTCGACGAGCGCCTGGGGCGGATGTCCCGGCCGGGGAAGCCGGCGCACCTCGCGGGTGCGGCGGCCGCCGCGTTCGCCGCCACCCTGGTGAACCCCTTCGGACCGTTCATCTACACACCCGCCTACCGGCTGGTCTTCGCCGAAGCGATCGCCCGGGCGCCGACGCGGGAATGGCTTCCGCCCGGGTGGGACGGGTACGCCTCGTTCTTCGTGCTCGCCGCCGCGGCCGCGCTTCTCCTGGCGCTGACGGCACGCGGGCTGCCGGCGGCGGACGGGCTCGTCTTCGCCGGAGCGCTGGCGCTCGCGGCCGCCGCCCGCCGCAACGTGGGGCTGTTCGCCGTCCTCTCCGCGCCCATCGTCGCCCGGTCGCTCACGGAGATCTCGCGCCGCGCCGGCCCGGCCGCGCGCCGGTTCGCGCCGAACCTCGCGCGCCTCGCAGCGGGGCCGGGAGGTGTCGCCGCCATGGCGCTGGCGGCGGGATGGGTGTCGGTGCGCCTGCTCTCGCCTCACGCGTCGTGGGTCCACCTCGACCAGAGCCGGTTGTACGAGCCGGGCCTCGGCATGGGCCGGACCTCGGCTCCGCGCGCCTGCGTGGAGTTCATCGAGGCGAAGCGGCTCGAGGGCCCCCTGTACAACTCCTGGGCTCTGGGAGGCTATCTGATCTGGCGCTCGTGGCCCCGCCTGTCGGTGATGGTCGACGGCCGCCAGATGGTCTACGAACGGTTCCTGGCCTGGGCGCAGCGCAAGACCACCGACGCGTTGCTGGACGAGCTCGGCGTGCGGTTCGCGCTCGTGTCGTACGACGACGCGGCGTTCGCCGCGACGCTCGCCCGCCGCCCCGATTTTTCCCTCGTCTTCTTCGATGACGTCGCGATGGTCTATGTGCGGGATCCGGGGCGCGACGCAGGGCGGCTCGAACCTTACCGGTGGCTTCGGCCCCACGACACGACGCTCGGTTGGCTCCCGCACGACCCCGAGGCCTTGCGCGGCGCGTTGGCGGAGGCCCGCCGCGCCGCGGCCGCGGCGCCCGGTTCGGCCCGCGCCGCCATGATCCTCGGCGCCGTGGCAGCCCGGGCCGGGCGCGGCGAGGAAGCCCTGGCCGCCTACCGCCGCGCCGTGGCGCTCGACCGGGCCCAAGCGAGCTACCGGAACAACCTCGGCCGCCTGCTGCTCGAACGCGGCGAGTGGAGTTCGGCGCTCGATCTGTTCCTCGCGGCCGCCGCGCGCGACCCGCGCGAGCCCATCTACCGCTTCAACGCCGCGCTCGCGCTCGCCGCCGGGGGAAAGAACCGCGCTGCCCGCCGGCATCTGCGGCGCGCCCTCGCCCTCGACCCCGGCCCCGGCCTCGAGCGTCGCATCGAAGGGCTCCTCGACGAGCTCGCGGAAGGGCGCTGAGGCTCGCCCGCGGGGGGAGTCCGTGTCCGCCGGCGGGGCGCACCGAAACGGCCGGTCCGGTCGACCCCGCCCGGAACGCGCCGATCCCTTGGACGACCCGCCCCGTTTCCCTTCGCCGGTGCTCCGACCCGCCCGGCCGGCGGAGCCGCCCCGCTGCCGCCTTTCGCGAGATCCGCTCCACCGCCCGGTCCGCCCGCCCCGGACTCCGCCGATTCTCGATCCCCGTCACGGCGGGGCCAGCCCTCATCGCCTCCCGCAGGAACTCGCAGCGCCGGTTCGCTCCCGGCGGTCCGGCGAGCCGCCGCTGCCGGAAGGGGAGCGGTCGCCCCGCCCGCCCGCGGGAGGGGCGCCGCGAGGGCCGGAATTCCCCCCGCGCGTGGTAGAGTGCGCGCCCGAGCGTCCCGGATGGGGGCTTTCGTGAGCGATTCCGATCGCAGCGCAGGGACACCGGGAACCGGTCCGCTCGTCGTCTACATCGGAGGGGGCACCGGAACCGGAAAGTCGACCCTGGCCCTCGCGCTGGCCCCGCGGCTCGGACTGCACCGCGTTCTCCCGACCGACGCGGTTCGAGAGATCCTCCGGGCGTTCGTACCGGCCGCCGCCGACCCCACGCTCCACCGCTCCAGCTTCGAGACGGGCGACCGGACCGCTCCGTCCGCCGGGCCTCTCGCCGGCTTCGACAGCCAGTCGCGCACCGTGCTCCGCGGAGTCCGGGCCGCCGTCCAGCGCTCCGTCTCGGAGGGGGTGGGGATGATCGTCGAGGGG contains:
- a CDS encoding ABC transporter ATP-binding protein — its product is MPPRARGRHPAGGSERRGRIARVPGAALLVRGLVKRYGELTAVDGIDLEVRRGRCLGLLGPNGAGKTTTIEVLEGLLRPDAGRIELLGRTWEEAGADLRRRLGVQLQETSLPEKLTVRETVRLFASFYPEPLEIDRAIELVSLQEKSAVQVRRLSGGQRRRLSLACALVGRPELLFLDEPTTGLDPQARLAMWDVVSRFREAGGTVLLTTHDMQEAERLCDRVAIMDRGRIIAHGTPRELVASLGAEHVLELATEHPLPPEKLAGAPGVSSVTAVEGGLRLTLREPHNSLPSILAALHRSGARLTRLAMHHATLEDVFVALTGRHLREG
- a CDS encoding ABC transporter permease, encoding MSRPHPLIELTLFRIREFVREPEALFWVFVFPVLLALALGVAFRERRAGPLRIAVVGGAGAAPLARALAGSPELECAVLPAEEALRRLRTGAAAASVEPGAEVTVRFDPARPESLAARFAVENALRRASGPLDGPPVRVEEVRAPGARYIDFLVPGLLGMNLMGTGMWGVGFSVVNARQKKLLKRLAAAPMRRSHYLAAQMAGRLVFLGAEVVVLVGFARAVFSVPFRGPLATFAAVCLAGALAFAGLGLLVAARPRTIEGVSGIMNFVMLPMWIGSGTFFSAERFPAPLQPLIQLLPLTAVNDALRAVMLEGAGFPEVAHELALIGAWTAVSFALALRWFRWS
- a CDS encoding glycosyltransferase, whose product is MPVDTAVVVPCFDEAERLDGDEFLAHLDRDPRVRFEFVDDGSSDGTPELLERIVAAAGGRARLTRLERNRGKAEAVRRGMLAALAAGPTFAGYWDADLSTPLEAVGELRAVLESRPEIALVLGSRVKLLGRTIERSAVRHYAGRIFATAASWTLGWPVYDTQCGAKLFRVTEATRGLFDEPFLSGWAFDVELLIRFDRALAERGRPALEAVVEHPLAVWRDRPGSKVRPWDLLRAIHDLVRVRAAYSKRSRRT